The following are from one region of the Mesorhizobium sp. B2-8-5 genome:
- the nuoI gene encoding NADH-quinone oxidoreductase subunit NuoI, which yields MSALAQAAKSLLLKDFVSAFFLSMRQFFAPKETINYPHEKGPTSPRFRGEHALRRYPNGEERCIACKLCEAICPAQAITIEAGPRRNDGTRRTVRYDIDMVKCIYCGFCQEACPVDAIVEGPNFEFATETREELYYNKEKLLANGDRWERELARNIALDSPYR from the coding sequence ATGAGTGCTCTGGCCCAGGCCGCAAAGTCGCTGCTGCTGAAGGATTTCGTCAGCGCCTTCTTCCTTTCGATGCGCCAGTTCTTCGCGCCGAAGGAAACGATCAACTATCCGCATGAGAAGGGGCCGACCAGCCCGCGCTTCCGTGGCGAGCATGCGCTGCGCCGTTACCCGAACGGCGAGGAACGCTGCATCGCCTGCAAGCTCTGCGAAGCGATCTGCCCGGCGCAGGCCATCACCATCGAAGCCGGGCCGCGCCGCAATGACGGCACGCGCCGCACCGTGCGCTACGACATCGACATGGTGAAATGCATCTATTGCGGCTTCTGCCAGGAAGCCTGCCCCGTCGACGCCATCGTCGAGGGGCCGAATTTCGAATTCGCGACCGAGACGCGCGAGGAGCTTTACTACAACAAGGAAAAGCTGCTGGCGAACGGCGATCGCTGGGAGCGGGAGCTGGCGCGCAACATCGCGCTCGACTCGCCCTATCGCTGA
- a CDS encoding NADH-quinone oxidoreductase subunit J: MLSGLEAAFFYLFAFIAVASAFMVISSRNPVHSVLFLILTFFNAAGLFMLTGAEFLAMILLVVYVGAVMVLFLFVVMMLDVDFAEMKQGALQYAPIGALVGLILAAELIVVLGGYTFAPQLASTVAKATPDLATRSNTAALGDILYTDYLYYFQISGLVLLVAMIGAIVLTLRHKEGVKRQSIAAQVGRTPATGMEIRKVKSGEGI; encoded by the coding sequence ATGCTGAGTGGATTAGAGGCGGCCTTTTTCTACCTCTTCGCCTTTATCGCCGTGGCGTCGGCCTTCATGGTCATTTCGTCGCGCAACCCCGTGCATTCCGTGCTGTTCCTGATCCTCACCTTCTTCAACGCCGCCGGCCTGTTCATGCTGACCGGCGCCGAGTTCCTGGCGATGATCCTGCTCGTCGTCTATGTCGGCGCGGTGATGGTGCTGTTCCTGTTCGTCGTCATGATGCTCGACGTCGACTTCGCCGAGATGAAGCAGGGCGCGCTGCAATACGCGCCGATCGGCGCGCTGGTCGGGCTGATCCTGGCGGCGGAACTGATCGTCGTGCTCGGCGGCTACACATTTGCGCCGCAGCTTGCCTCGACGGTCGCCAAGGCAACGCCGGATCTCGCCACGCGCTCCAACACGGCGGCGCTCGGCGACATCCTCTATACGGACTACCTCTATTATTTCCAGATTTCCGGCCTGGTGCTGCTGGTCGCCATGATCGGCGCCATCGTCTTGACGCTGCGCCACAAGGAAGGCGTCAAGCGGCAGTCGATCGCCGCGCAGGTCGGCCGCACGCCGGCGACGGGCATGGAAATCCGCAAGGTCAAATCGGGCGAGGGCATCTGA
- the nuoK gene encoding NADH-quinone oxidoreductase subunit NuoK produces MVVGIAHYLTVSAILFTLGVFGIFLNRRNIIVILMSIELILLAVNINFVAFSAALHDLVGQVFALFVLTVAAAEAAIGLAILVVFFRNRGSIAVEDVSAMKG; encoded by the coding sequence ATGGTCGTCGGCATTGCACATTATCTGACCGTATCGGCGATCCTGTTCACGCTCGGCGTGTTCGGCATCTTCCTGAACCGCCGCAACATCATCGTCATCCTGATGTCGATCGAGCTCATCCTGCTTGCGGTCAACATCAACTTCGTCGCTTTCTCGGCGGCGCTGCATGACCTCGTCGGACAGGTCTTTGCCCTGTTCGTGCTGACGGTCGCGGCGGCCGAGGCCGCGATCGGTCTTGCCATTCTTGTCGTCTTCTTCCGCAACCGCGGCTCGATCGCGGTCGAAGACGTGAGCGCGATGAAGGGTTGA
- the nuoL gene encoding NADH-quinone oxidoreductase subunit L has protein sequence MYQAIVFLPLLGFLIVGLFGNSLGAKASEYITSGFLVIAAVLSWIAFFAVGFGHGEVFTVPVLRWIQSGGIDASWALRIDTLTVVMLVVVNTVSALVHIYSIGYMHHDPNRPRFFAYLSLFTFAMLMLVTADNLIQMFFGWEGVGLASYLLIGFWYKKPSANAAAIKAFVVNRVGDFGFALGIFGVFVLFGSVNLGTIFANAASFLPAEGAPAGAAVLTFLGHALDKQSALTVVCLLLFMGAMGKSAQVPLHTWLPDAMEGPTPVSALIHAATMVTAGVFMLARLSPLFELSHTALTVVTFIGAFTAFFAATVGLVQNDIKRVIAYSTCSQLGYMFVALGVGAYGAAIFHLFTHAFFKALLFLGSGSVIHAVSDEQDMRKMGGLRNLIPKTYWMMVIGTLALTGVGIPATVIGTAGFFSKDAIIETSFASHNAVAGFAFILLVVAACFTSFYSWRLIFMTFHGEPRASHEVMHHVHESPPVMLVPLYVLAAGALFAGIIFHGAFIGEGYGEFWKASLFTLPDNHILHEIHELPLWVELAPFVAMVIGLLVAWQFYIRKPETPRELAANHRGLYAFLLNKWYFDELYDFLFVQPAKRLGRFLWKTGDGTIIDGLGPDGISARVVDVTNRVVKLQTGYLYHYAFAMLIGVAALVTWMML, from the coding sequence ATGTATCAGGCTATCGTCTTCCTTCCGCTGCTTGGCTTCCTGATTGTCGGCCTGTTCGGCAATTCGCTCGGCGCCAAGGCTTCCGAATACATCACCTCCGGCTTCCTGGTGATCGCGGCTGTGCTGTCGTGGATCGCCTTCTTCGCCGTCGGCTTCGGCCATGGCGAGGTGTTCACAGTGCCAGTGCTGCGCTGGATCCAGTCGGGCGGCATCGACGCGTCGTGGGCGCTCAGGATTGATACGCTGACGGTGGTGATGCTGGTCGTCGTCAACACGGTGTCGGCGCTGGTTCACATCTATTCGATCGGCTACATGCACCACGATCCGAACCGTCCGCGCTTCTTTGCCTATCTGTCGCTGTTCACCTTCGCGATGCTGATGCTGGTGACGGCCGATAACCTCATCCAGATGTTCTTCGGCTGGGAGGGCGTCGGTCTCGCCTCCTATCTCTTGATCGGCTTCTGGTACAAGAAGCCGTCGGCCAATGCGGCGGCGATCAAGGCTTTCGTCGTCAACCGCGTCGGCGACTTCGGCTTCGCGCTCGGCATTTTCGGCGTCTTCGTGCTGTTCGGCTCGGTCAATCTCGGCACCATCTTCGCCAATGCGGCCTCCTTCCTGCCGGCCGAAGGCGCGCCGGCGGGCGCTGCCGTGCTCACTTTCCTCGGCCACGCGCTCGACAAGCAGTCGGCGCTGACCGTGGTCTGCCTGCTGCTCTTCATGGGCGCCATGGGCAAGTCGGCGCAGGTGCCGCTGCACACCTGGCTGCCGGACGCCATGGAAGGCCCGACGCCGGTCTCCGCGCTCATCCACGCGGCGACCATGGTGACCGCCGGCGTGTTCATGCTAGCAAGGCTCTCGCCGCTGTTCGAGCTGTCGCATACGGCGCTGACCGTTGTCACCTTCATCGGCGCCTTCACCGCCTTCTTCGCGGCGACGGTCGGCCTGGTCCAGAACGACATCAAGCGCGTCATAGCCTATTCGACCTGCTCGCAGCTCGGCTATATGTTTGTGGCGCTCGGCGTCGGCGCTTATGGCGCGGCGATCTTCCACCTGTTCACGCATGCGTTCTTCAAGGCGCTGCTGTTCCTCGGCTCCGGCTCGGTCATCCACGCTGTCTCCGACGAGCAGGACATGCGCAAGATGGGCGGCCTTCGCAATCTGATCCCGAAGACCTACTGGATGATGGTCATCGGCACGCTGGCGCTGACGGGCGTCGGCATTCCGGCGACGGTGATCGGCACCGCCGGCTTCTTCTCCAAGGACGCCATCATCGAAACCTCCTTCGCCAGCCACAATGCGGTCGCCGGTTTCGCCTTTATCCTGCTGGTGGTCGCCGCCTGCTTCACCAGCTTCTACTCCTGGCGGCTGATCTTCATGACCTTCCATGGCGAGCCGCGTGCCAGCCACGAGGTCATGCACCATGTCCATGAATCGCCGCCGGTGATGCTGGTGCCGCTCTATGTGCTGGCCGCCGGCGCGCTGTTCGCGGGTATCATCTTCCACGGCGCTTTCATCGGCGAAGGCTATGGCGAGTTCTGGAAGGCGTCGTTGTTCACGCTGCCGGACAACCACATCCTGCACGAGATCCACGAATTGCCGTTGTGGGTGGAATTGGCGCCGTTCGTCGCCATGGTGATCGGCCTGCTGGTCGCCTGGCAGTTCTATATCCGCAAGCCGGAGACGCCGAGGGAACTGGCGGCTAACCATCGCGGCCTTTACGCCTTCCTGCTCAACAAGTGGTATTTCGACGAGCTATACGACTTCCTGTTCGTGCAGCCGGCCAAGCGTCTCGGCCGCTTCCTGTGGAAGACCGGTGACGGCACGATCATCGACGGTCTCGGCCCGGACGGCATCTCGGCGCGCGTCGTCGACGTCACCAACCGGGTCGTCAAGCTGCAGACCGGCTACCTCTATCACTACGCCTTCGCCATGCTGATCGGCGTGGCCGCTCTCGTCACCTGGATGATGCTCTGA
- a CDS encoding NADH-quinone oxidoreductase subunit M: MTDWPILSLVTFLPLVGVLLILFIDDDNENARRNIRAIAFITTAFTFVISLFIWMGFDNSQAGFQFVEKHAWLDSGISYHMGVDGISMLFVILTTFLMPFCILASWEAIEKRVKAYMIAFLILETLMIGVFCALDIVLFYVFFEAGLIPMFIIIGVWGGKRRVYASFKFFLYTLAGSVLMLLAIMAMFFQSGTTDIPTLLTHNFPAGMQTWLWLAFFASFAVKMPMWPVHTWLPDAHVEAPTAGSVILAGILLKMGGYGFLRFSLPMFPEASAMFAPLVFTLSVVAIIYTSLVALMQEDMKKLIAYSSVAHMGFVTMGIFAMNQEGVQGAIFQMLSHGLVSGALFLCVGVIYDRMHTREIDAYGGLVNNMPKYATVFMIFTMANVGLPGTSGFIGEFLTMLGVFKVNTWVAFFAATGVILSAAYALWLYRRVIFGALTKDSLKNLLDLSPREKAIVYPLVVLVIFFGVYPAPVFDATAASVKTLVTNVTASINSAQTAAAN, encoded by the coding sequence ATGACCGACTGGCCAATCCTCTCGCTGGTCACCTTCCTGCCGCTGGTTGGTGTTCTGCTCATCTTGTTCATCGACGATGACAATGAGAACGCGCGCCGCAACATCCGCGCCATCGCTTTCATCACGACGGCGTTCACCTTCGTCATCTCGCTGTTCATCTGGATGGGCTTCGACAATTCGCAGGCCGGCTTCCAGTTCGTCGAGAAGCACGCCTGGCTGGATTCGGGCATCTCCTACCACATGGGCGTCGACGGCATTTCGATGCTGTTCGTCATCCTGACCACCTTCCTGATGCCGTTCTGCATCCTGGCCTCCTGGGAAGCGATCGAGAAGCGGGTCAAGGCCTATATGATCGCCTTCCTGATCCTCGAGACGCTGATGATCGGCGTGTTCTGCGCGCTCGACATCGTCTTGTTCTACGTCTTCTTCGAGGCCGGCCTGATCCCGATGTTCATCATCATCGGCGTCTGGGGCGGCAAGCGCCGTGTCTATGCCTCGTTCAAGTTCTTCCTCTATACGCTCGCCGGCTCGGTGCTGATGCTGCTCGCCATCATGGCGATGTTCTTCCAGTCGGGCACCACCGATATCCCGACGCTTTTGACGCATAATTTCCCGGCCGGCATGCAGACCTGGCTGTGGCTCGCCTTCTTCGCCTCCTTCGCGGTGAAGATGCCGATGTGGCCGGTGCACACCTGGCTGCCCGACGCCCACGTCGAGGCGCCGACCGCCGGTTCGGTCATCCTGGCCGGCATCCTCCTGAAGATGGGAGGGTACGGCTTCCTGCGCTTCTCGCTGCCGATGTTCCCGGAGGCATCGGCGATGTTCGCGCCGCTGGTGTTCACGCTCTCGGTCGTTGCCATCATCTACACCTCGCTGGTGGCGCTGATGCAGGAGGACATGAAGAAGCTGATCGCCTATTCGTCGGTAGCCCACATGGGCTTCGTCACCATGGGCATCTTCGCGATGAACCAGGAAGGCGTGCAGGGCGCGATCTTCCAGATGCTCAGCCACGGCCTCGTCTCAGGCGCGCTGTTCCTGTGCGTCGGCGTCATCTACGACCGCATGCATACGCGCGAGATCGACGCCTATGGCGGCCTCGTCAACAACATGCCGAAATACGCGACCGTGTTCATGATCTTCACCATGGCCAATGTCGGCCTGCCGGGCACCAGCGGCTTCATCGGCGAATTCCTGACCATGCTCGGCGTGTTCAAGGTCAACACCTGGGTGGCGTTCTTCGCCGCCACCGGCGTTATCCTGTCGGCGGCGTATGCGCTGTGGCTCTATCGCCGAGTGATCTTCGGCGCGCTGACCAAGGACAGCCTGAAAAACCTGCTCGATCTGTCGCCGCGCGAGAAGGCGATCGTCTATCCGCTGGTGGTGCTGGTGATCTTCTTCGGCGTCTACCCGGCGCCGGTGTTCGACGCGACGGCCGCTTCGGTCAAGACGCTCGTCACCAACGTCACCGCATCCATCAATTCCGCGCAGACCGCGGCGGCGAACTGA
- the nuoN gene encoding NADH-quinone oxidoreductase subunit NuoN: MTPDLLSSLSLSTPELILAVGALVLLMIGAYSRSNNTTTVTGLAVIVLAVAGLWLAFSDGRGAAYGGAFVQDSFSAFMKMLALIGSAVTLVMSMRFARQEHFDKFEFPVLILLCTLGMMLMISANGMIGLYLGLELQSLAIYVLAAINRDNLRSTEAGLKYFVLGALSSGMLLYGISLVYGYTGNTGFQEIATALSSGERQLGLVFGLVFVLAGLAFKISAVPFHMWTPDVYEGAPTPITAFLAAAPKMAAMALIVRVTMGAFKPIASDWQQIVVFISIASMALGAFAAIGQTNIKRLMAYSSIGHMGYALVGLAANSQAGVRGVAIYMLIYLVMTLGTFAFILAMRRKEGNVEQISDLAGLSSTNPIMATILTILMFSLAGIPPLAGFWGKWYVFLAAINAHLYALAIIGVLASVVGAYYYLRIIKIMWFDEPVGGFVPMASELRLVLGVSGAFVLFYVLIGGPIGNYAEAAAKTFF, from the coding sequence ATGACGCCGGACCTTCTCTCCAGCCTTTCGCTCTCGACGCCGGAACTGATCCTGGCCGTCGGCGCGCTGGTGCTCCTGATGATCGGAGCCTATTCGCGCTCCAACAACACCACGACCGTGACCGGGCTGGCCGTCATCGTGCTGGCGGTTGCCGGCCTGTGGCTCGCCTTCTCCGACGGACGGGGCGCCGCCTATGGCGGCGCCTTCGTGCAGGATTCCTTCAGCGCCTTCATGAAGATGCTGGCGCTGATCGGCTCGGCGGTGACGCTGGTCATGTCGATGCGCTTCGCGCGCCAGGAACATTTCGACAAGTTCGAATTCCCGGTTCTTATCCTGCTCTGCACGCTCGGCATGATGCTGATGATCTCGGCCAACGGCATGATTGGGCTGTATCTCGGGCTCGAGCTGCAGTCGCTGGCGATCTATGTGCTCGCGGCGATCAACCGCGACAATCTGCGTTCGACCGAGGCGGGCCTGAAATATTTCGTCCTCGGCGCGCTGTCGTCGGGCATGCTGCTCTACGGCATCAGCCTCGTCTACGGCTACACCGGCAACACCGGCTTCCAGGAGATCGCGACGGCGCTCTCCAGCGGCGAGCGCCAGCTTGGCCTCGTCTTCGGCCTGGTGTTCGTGCTCGCCGGCCTTGCCTTCAAGATCTCGGCCGTGCCGTTCCATATGTGGACGCCGGACGTCTACGAAGGCGCGCCGACGCCGATCACCGCCTTCCTGGCCGCGGCGCCGAAAATGGCGGCGATGGCGCTGATCGTGCGCGTCACCATGGGCGCCTTCAAGCCGATCGCTTCGGACTGGCAGCAGATCGTCGTCTTCATCTCGATCGCCTCGATGGCGCTCGGCGCCTTCGCGGCCATCGGCCAGACCAACATCAAGCGCCTGATGGCCTATTCCTCGATCGGTCATATGGGCTATGCGCTGGTCGGCCTTGCCGCCAACAGCCAGGCCGGCGTGCGCGGCGTCGCCATCTACATGCTGATCTATCTGGTGATGACGCTCGGCACCTTCGCCTTCATCCTCGCCATGCGGCGCAAGGAGGGCAATGTCGAGCAGATCAGCGATCTCGCCGGCCTGTCCTCGACCAACCCGATCATGGCCACCATCCTCACCATCCTGATGTTCTCGCTGGCCGGCATTCCGCCGCTCGCGGGTTTCTGGGGGAAGTGGTACGTGTTCCTGGCCGCCATCAACGCGCATCTCTACGCGCTGGCGATCATCGGCGTGCTGGCCTCGGTGGTGGGCGCCTACTACTATCTGCGCATCATCAAGATCATGTGGTTCGACGAGCCGGTCGGCGGTTTTGTGCCGATGGCCAGCGAGCTGCGCCTGGTGCTCGGCGTCAGCGGCGCCTTCGTGCTGTTCTATGTGCTGATCGGCGGGCCGATCGGCAATTATGCCGAAGCCGCCGCCAAGACCTTCTTTTGA
- a CDS encoding biotin--[acetyl-CoA-carboxylase] ligase: MAFRLAPTAASEGFRLEAHDSVGSTNALALEHARAGDPGKLWVVSKKQESGRGRRGRVWATPEGNLAATLLLVPGGELRLAATLGFVAGLSLADALDAVVPKGRIAVAVDGASQGRNRFELKWPNDVLASGAKLAGILLESTMLEGGRFAVAVGIGVNVVAYPEDLPYPATSLQALGAQCDAETLFLALSDAWSENARLWDDGRGLDAIRKRWLGRAAGLGGEVAVRIDGNVVRGVFETIDEDCRFVIRDDEGSVLTIAAGDVHFGAVASARV; this comes from the coding sequence ATGGCATTTCGACTGGCTCCAACCGCGGCGTCGGAGGGGTTCCGGCTCGAGGCGCATGACAGCGTCGGCTCGACCAACGCGCTGGCGCTGGAACACGCGCGCGCCGGCGATCCCGGCAAGCTCTGGGTCGTTTCGAAGAAGCAGGAAAGCGGCCGCGGACGCCGTGGCCGTGTCTGGGCCACGCCCGAAGGCAATCTTGCGGCGACGCTGCTCCTGGTTCCGGGCGGCGAGCTGCGGCTTGCTGCGACGCTCGGCTTCGTCGCGGGGCTGTCGCTGGCCGACGCGCTCGACGCCGTCGTGCCGAAGGGCCGGATCGCCGTCGCCGTTGACGGCGCGAGCCAGGGCCGCAACCGCTTCGAGCTGAAATGGCCGAACGACGTGCTGGCCTCGGGCGCCAAGCTTGCCGGCATATTGCTGGAATCGACGATGCTGGAAGGCGGCCGCTTCGCGGTTGCGGTCGGCATCGGCGTCAATGTCGTGGCCTACCCGGAAGATTTGCCTTATCCGGCGACATCGCTGCAGGCATTGGGTGCGCAGTGCGACGCCGAAACGCTGTTCCTGGCGCTTTCGGATGCCTGGAGCGAGAATGCCCGGCTGTGGGATGACGGGCGCGGGCTCGATGCCATCAGAAAGCGCTGGCTTGGCCGCGCAGCGGGCCTCGGCGGCGAGGTTGCTGTCAGAATTGACGGTAATGTGGTGCGCGGCGTCTTCGAGACCATTGACGAGGACTGCCGTTTTGTGATCCGCGACGATGAGGGATCGGTTTTGACGATCGCGGCCGGCGACGTGCATTTCGGCGCTGTCGCCTCGGCCCGGGTATAA
- a CDS encoding ribonuclease J, with protein MANKENAELVFAPLGGVGEIGMNFALYGYGPADAREWIIVDVGVTFPDSAHPGVDLILPDTRFIEENLDGLRGIVITHAHEDHYGALLDIWPKLKVPVWMTPFTAGLLEAKRQGEQNAPKIPASIYRAGEKFTIGPFEIEAIPVAHSIPEPMSLAITTPAGTVIHTGDWKIDPAPTIGPKTDEARFRAYGDKGVLALICDSTNALREGESPSEVAVGEGLKGVIEKAKGRVAVTTFSSNVGRIVSIARAARDAGRQCLVLGRSLKRVIDVAGELGYMDGLPEFIAEEDYGYIPRENLVIICTGSQGEPLAALAKLSRDEMKSVALTAGDTVVFSSRTIPGNEKAILEIKNRLIDLGMKIIEDGDALVHVSGHPRRSELRKMYEWVRPQIGVPVHGEAAHLVAQGSLMSMSGIGQVAQVRDGDMLRLWPGPATIIDQVPFGRLYKDGSLIGTDQAMGIRDRRKLSFAGHVAVNVVLDDKYELAGDPDLVAIGVAEADASGETLEDLMLDAAIGAVDSIPRQRRKDLDLVQEAVRRAVRGAANEAWGKKPLVTVFVTR; from the coding sequence ATGGCGAATAAGGAAAACGCCGAGCTCGTTTTCGCGCCGCTGGGCGGCGTTGGCGAGATCGGCATGAACTTCGCCCTTTACGGCTATGGGCCTGCCGACGCGCGCGAATGGATCATTGTCGATGTCGGCGTCACCTTTCCGGACTCGGCACATCCCGGCGTCGATCTCATCCTGCCCGATACGCGCTTCATCGAGGAGAATCTCGACGGCCTGCGCGGCATCGTCATTACCCATGCGCATGAGGACCATTACGGCGCGCTGCTCGATATCTGGCCGAAGCTTAAAGTCCCTGTCTGGATGACGCCGTTCACGGCCGGCCTGCTCGAGGCCAAGCGGCAGGGCGAGCAGAACGCCCCGAAGATTCCGGCGTCGATCTACCGGGCCGGCGAGAAATTCACCATCGGACCTTTCGAGATCGAGGCCATTCCAGTGGCGCATTCGATCCCCGAGCCGATGTCGCTGGCGATCACCACGCCCGCCGGCACCGTCATCCACACCGGCGACTGGAAGATCGACCCGGCGCCGACGATCGGCCCGAAGACCGACGAGGCGCGTTTCCGCGCCTATGGCGACAAGGGCGTGCTGGCGCTGATCTGCGATTCCACCAACGCGTTGAGGGAAGGGGAGTCGCCGTCGGAAGTCGCGGTCGGCGAAGGCCTCAAGGGCGTCATCGAGAAAGCCAAGGGGCGCGTTGCCGTCACCACCTTCTCCTCCAATGTCGGGCGCATCGTCTCGATCGCCAGGGCGGCACGCGATGCCGGCCGGCAGTGCCTGGTGCTCGGCCGCTCGCTGAAGCGCGTCATCGATGTGGCGGGCGAGCTCGGCTACATGGATGGCCTGCCGGAGTTCATCGCCGAGGAAGACTACGGCTATATCCCGCGCGAGAACCTGGTGATCATCTGCACGGGCAGCCAGGGCGAGCCGCTGGCCGCGCTTGCCAAGCTTTCGCGCGACGAGATGAAGTCGGTGGCGCTGACGGCCGGCGATACCGTCGTGTTTTCCTCGCGCACCATTCCCGGCAACGAGAAGGCGATTCTCGAGATCAAGAACCGGCTGATCGATCTTGGCATGAAGATCATCGAGGACGGCGATGCGCTGGTGCATGTGTCGGGCCATCCGCGCCGCAGCGAGTTGCGCAAGATGTATGAATGGGTCCGGCCGCAGATCGGCGTTCCCGTGCATGGCGAGGCGGCGCATCTGGTGGCGCAGGGCTCGCTGATGTCGATGTCGGGCATCGGCCAGGTGGCGCAAGTGCGCGACGGCGACATGCTCAGGCTCTGGCCCGGCCCGGCGACGATCATCGACCAGGTGCCGTTCGGGCGGCTCTACAAGGATGGCTCGCTGATCGGCACCGACCAGGCGATGGGCATACGCGACCGCCGCAAGCTTTCCTTCGCCGGCCATGTCGCCGTCAATGTCGTGCTCGACGACAAATATGAGCTTGCCGGCGACCCCGACCTGGTGGCGATCGGCGTCGCCGAGGCCGATGCCAGCGGCGAGACGCTGGAGGACCTGATGCTCGATGCGGCAATCGGCGCGGTGGACTCCATTCCACGCCAGCGCCGAAAAGACCTCGACCTAGTGCAGGAAGCGGTGCGCCGTGCCGTGCGCGGCGCCGCCAACGAAGCCTGGGGCAAGAAGCCGCTGGTGACTGTGTTTGTGACGAGATGA
- the mce gene encoding methylmalonyl-CoA epimerase encodes MLGRLNHVALAVPDLAAAMAAYRDTLGARLSEPQALPEHGVTVVFVDVGNTKIELLEPLGETSPIAAFLEKNPSGGMHHVCYEVDDILAARDHLKQSGARVLGDGNPKIGAHGKPVLFLHPKDFFGTLVELEQI; translated from the coding sequence ATGCTTGGACGCCTGAACCATGTCGCGCTTGCCGTGCCGGATCTGGCCGCGGCAATGGCCGCCTATCGCGATACGCTGGGCGCGCGGTTGAGCGAGCCGCAAGCGCTGCCGGAGCATGGCGTGACCGTCGTGTTCGTCGATGTCGGCAACACCAAGATCGAGTTGCTGGAGCCGCTGGGCGAGACTTCACCCATCGCCGCGTTCCTCGAGAAGAATCCATCCGGCGGCATGCATCACGTCTGCTATGAGGTCGACGACATCCTGGCCGCTCGCGATCATTTGAAGCAAAGCGGCGCGCGCGTGCTGGGCGACGGCAATCCGAAGATCGGCGCGCATGGCAAGCCGGTGCTGTTCCTGCATCCCAAGGATTTCTTCGGCACGCTGGTCGAACTGGAGCAGATATGA
- a CDS encoding DUF1467 family protein, protein MNWILFAALFFVIWWMVLFVVLPFSLRTQDDDQDVTLGTVSSAPRGPHMLRAFVRATIVTVVVMGILYGLTMGLGYSFDDVMRIMPDFTPDVSH, encoded by the coding sequence ATGAACTGGATACTGTTCGCCGCGCTGTTCTTCGTCATCTGGTGGATGGTGCTGTTCGTTGTTCTTCCGTTCAGCTTGCGCACCCAGGACGACGACCAGGATGTCACGCTTGGCACCGTTTCCAGCGCGCCGCGCGGCCCGCATATGCTGCGCGCCTTCGTCCGCGCGACGATCGTGACGGTGGTCGTGATGGGCATTCTCTACGGCTTGACGATGGGCCTGGGGTATAGCTTCGACGACGTCATGCGGATCATGCCGGACTTCACGCCGGACGTCAGTCACTGA